The Metarhizium brunneum chromosome 3, complete sequence DNA window CATATTAGCAAGCTTCTGGAGCAAGTCAACGCCGTCCTGGGGAGCTTTTTCCAAGGGGAGCGCATGGAAGAAGATCTCAACTGGAGGGAGAGGATGGAGGAGCGGGTGAATGCAGCAGTGGCGGCCAAAGCATCCGCAGACGAGGACTTTTCTTCAGACGCTGGGGAGCTGCAATTCGAGGAGCGTGACGATGAAGACATCTACTTTGCTCCGGAAAAGAACAATGTCATCTTTAGTAGTGCCACTGACGGCTGGGCATTTACTTGTCGGCAATTTGCTAGTTTATATGAGAAGAAACTCGGCATCAAGCGTGGATTGATGGAAAAAGTCTTATGGGGCAACTTCTACCTCGATCCAAAGACCAAAAAAATCCTGGGCCAGAAACACCTGAAGGGCCGAAATCTCAAGCCCATGTTTGTCCAGCTGGTTCTGGAGCCCGTGTGGACAGTCTACCAGGCAACATGCGGCGGTGACAATGGCAAGGTGGACCCGTCTCTACTGGAAAAAGTCACCAAATCTTTGAGCCTGACTATTTCACCGCACGTCATCCGAGCACGGGATCCGAGATTACTACTAACAACGGTATTTGCCTCGTGGCTACCTCTATCCACGGCACTGCTCGTCTCTGTTGTCGAGTCTTTGCCGTCACCACCTGCTGCGCAGGCCGAGCGAGTCCCGGATCTCATCGAGCAGTCGCCGGGCTCAGGGGCTGTCGACAGGTCCATAAAGGAGGCAATGGTGTCGTTTAAACGCGAAAAGTCGGACCCCGTGGTTGCCTACGTCAGCAAAATGGTCTCCGTACCGGAGAGCGAGCTGCCTGAAAACAAGCGAAAGCCGGGACAGATGAGCGGCGAGGAGGCCAGAGATATGGCACGCAAGAAGCGAGCCGAAGCTGCCAGGGCAGCGCAAGAGGCAAATGGAGACGCATTGGATGGCCTTACTCAGGCCCTTGACGGCGCTCACATCAACGACGATGAACCGGGAGAACACAGGGCAGACCCCGAACACTTGATTGGGTTCGCACGAATCTACTCTGGAACGCTATCAGTTGGCGACAAGTTATACGTTATTCCCCCAAAGTGGTCACCAGCAGAGCCAAAAGCAGAGCCACAGCCACAAGAGATTACAGTCACGGCGCTATACATGCTCATGGGAAGGAACTTGGAGGCACTGGAATCAGTACCTGCgggcgtcgtcttcggcatCGGTGGCTTGGAGGGCAAAATTCTCAAGTCGGGGACTCTTTGCAGCAAGCTCGAGGGCGCCGTCAACCTGGCTGGCGTCAGCATGGCCGGAAAGCCCATTGTGCGAGTGGCCCTGGAGCCGGTGAACCCGGCCGatctggacaagatgatACACGGTCTCGGGCTCCTGGTGCAAAGCGACCCGTGTGCAGAGTACGAGCAGTTTGGGAGCGGCGAGCACGTATTACTGACCGCTGGCGAACTCCACCTGGAGCGGTGTCTCACCGATCTCAAGGAGAGATTTGCACGATGTGACATTCAGGCTGGAGAGCCCATTGTTCCGTACAGGGAGACGATTGTACGAGTGGACGAGATGCGACCTCCCGTGAACAAGGACCTCGGCAGAGGCGCCGTGGTGGGGACTACGACGTCAAAACAAGTCACGATATCGCTACGGGTGCGACCTCTTCCCCCCGACGTCACGGATTTCTTGCTCAAGaacgccgacgccatcaagcGCCTGTACACGGAAACCAAACCAGGCGAGAGCggcgaggagcaggagcaggagcagccAGACGGCCAGGAGGACAAGATTGTTGCCGACACGGCCGTGACCGCCGTCGACTCGCTCTCCATCGACGAGCTCAGGAAGCAACTTCAGAAGCAGCTGGAGACGGGCAAAGGGCGAGACGTGTGGAAGAACCGAGTCGACAGCATCGCCGCCTTTGGACCCAGGAGGACAGGCCCCAACCTGCTCATCGACGCGACCAAGAACAGCATTCTCCCCAAGGCATTCGGGACCGAGGCCAGGGAAACCACACGGGCCCCTCGCGCCGGCGAAGCCCTCGACCCAAGTCACCTATCGGACAAGATTACATACGCGTTCCAGCTGGCGACGGCGCACGGCCCGCTCTGCAACGAGCCGATGCAAGGAgtcgccgtcttcatcgaGGACGTGTcgctcgacggcggcggcggcgaggacgacggctCGGCGCGCGACAAGCTCAGCCGGCTGACGAGCGAGGTCATCAAGACATTCCAGGCGTCCCTGCGGGCGGGCTTCCTCGACTGGTCGCCGCGGCTCATGCTCGCCATGTACAGCGTGGAGATCCAGGCGTCGACCGAGGTGCTCGGGCGGGTGTACGACGTGCTCacgcggcggcgcgggcgggTGGTGGCGGAGACGATGAAGGAGGGGACGCCCTTCTTCACGGTGCGGGCGGTGCTCCCCGTGGCCGAGAGCTTCGGGTTCGCGGACGAGATGCGCAAGAGGACCAGCGGCGCCGCGCAGCCGCAGCTCGTCTTTACGGGCTTCGAGGTCCTCGACCAGGACCCCTTCTGGGTGCCCTTCACCGAGGACGACCTCGAGGACCTGGGCGAGCTGGCCGACAGGGAGAACGTCGCCAAGAGGTACATGGACAGagtgaggaggaagaagggcCTGCTGGTCGAGGGCAGGAACGTGGCCACCGACGCGGAGAAGCAGAGGACAATGAAGCGGTAGGCAAAAGCGGCGGAGCTGCGAattgggttttttttttttttttttgcaaaacaaaatatactagtatatacAAGTGAAATTAAGGTTAGGGTTTTCAGCTCCTTGAAACCACACAAGAGCAAGGCCACGGGTCGCCCCCTACCTCGGTTGATTATATaaatgtatgtacaacatAACTATGTGTGCCCCGTAAACAGGGCCGGAGCCACAACGATATTCGGCAGCGGCATATTCCGGACGAGCAAACACTCGAGTCCGGAGAAGcaaagtaatataaaataccttgggtacctacctaggtatgttACAAGTATAAACGAAGCCGGCATGGGCGTACACCAGGACGATAATGCCCTTTGTTCCCCAGTGGGCATCCAGGAGCGAGGTTGGTTTCTCCTCGGCGCAGCCGGACATCCCTTGCGGCTGCcagcaacaaaaaaagagaattgATTATTTCGACTCCACCCCCAAATAGCTCGTGAAACTGCTGGCTTGTTGTACATTGCTGTAGTAGCATCCCTACATAAGTATGCGAGGTGGCTCTGTTGGTGGGCACTGCAATTCAACACCGTCGACGCAAAAATGCACACATCAGCGTTGCTTGACCCTCGCGACGCCTCGTGTCCACAAATATTTGGCCCggggtgttttttttttcctttcattaaaaagaaggaaaaagatTCTTCCCCATGAGCAGATTAGTTGGTCGTTTGCCAAgccggacatggacatggcaacgagtcgagtcgagtcggcatctgctactccgtatacgtATCATTGCAAGGCAGGCAAGGCGGTGCCCACAAGACGTCAACGTTGGACAGGACATGCTGCGTACAATGTTTTGGCCAAAGTGTCAAGTTGCACTGAAAGAAACGACGGACCAGGGCTCGGAGCGTATGCATGTTGTACGCGCAATACAAACTCAGGGACAAGCTTTATTGCGCGCAGGGGTCGGGCGAAAAGATTCCTCAGCAAAGGCAGTTCCAATAcgagcttcttctgccaACGGCTCTCGCTGCGGAGCATTCCGGTAATGACAGGGCGCCCgcaaggttcaatgttgacttgGGACCAGACTTCTTTACATCTCGGCTCAGCCCACCTTGCGCATAAGACGGACCCCAGCATCATAAAAGAAGTAGCCAAGCGATCGGCCAACTATATTCGATGCAACGCCCCTTTCGTCACCGAGACGCGCCCCAAATCTCCACCTCGCAGCTCGACCTTGCGCAAAAGCAAGCCCGCCGTGGTATCCAACGTCTGGATAATTGAGACTCTTGATTTCAATCAAATGTAGCATTGTATTCCGACAAGCCTTGCAGACGCCACGCTAATTTAGATGCCGCAGCCAAACCGAGACCCCcaaaatgaaaatgaaaacAGACACAAGCCAAAACATCTAGTAATAGCCATGCATCcatcatgtactccgtaccaccGCACTaaaccaaggaccagaaAACAACAGTATGCAAGATTCTCCATACAAAAACACCGGCCCCTTTAAGATTATCCCGACTCTTCATATCCGTCCCAAATGGAGAGCGTATAAAATATACAacatggaaaagaaaaaaaaatttaaaaaaaaaaaaaaaagagggagaGAAACTGAATAAAAACAACAGACGAAAAATAAAATGTAAACCGGCGTATTGAAGCGAGCAATAGTGTAGAGCAGGCAGCATCTTTAGACCTTGTTCGTGTTGTAGGCATGTTGGTGGATGTGGTCTCCAAAGTATCGACTTCTCGTCTGCGGCACAGAAACGCCCGCGTTGCCTGCCCATACCCCGGTGTAGTTGCCGAAACGGACGGCGTATCGGTCATCCTCGATGACGAAATAATCTATCCGCCTCTGGATGCAGCCGCCATCCTTGGACTGGTGGTTCACCTggggctgctgctgatgtgACGGAGTCGGCGAGACGACGGAGAGCGAGCGGCGCCCCTGACCGCCGGGATAATAGTGCAGGTCCTGAACCTCGAGCGTGCCGACGAGCGTGCGCTCGCTGTCGTTGATGTCCGTGTTTGAGAGGGACGTCTCAGAGATGCGGCGCGACGAAGGGTCGAGCGAACTTGTGCGCGAGGATTTGAGGGACGTGGCCCATTCTCTGAACGGCATGGTGGGAGATTGGTAAGGGGGGGAACCGGTGAGTTGGACTTTCAAGTTGTCGTTTTGACTTTTGGTtagaagagagagaaagcgGCGGGCAATATGAGGTATTTCGgggcttggtggtgttgataaAAGAGCTCAGGGTCATCGGAGAAGTTCAGGTCGAGCGGAGACGATAATAAATCATGACAACACTGCGACACCGGACACGTAGACTTGATGATACGTTGGACCCAGTGTAGTCATCGTTTTTGTAACTCACGGTTGACAGCGACAAAGACAACCGCAAACAAGGTGAATGCCAGACGAGCTTCTGGGTATATCTACCGCTTTTATGACAAGGGGACAAGGAAACAAGCCACAACCAACACCTTGAAAGACCAGCGGGCAGGGATGGGCGGCACATCCCACCCCACCGACGCAAGTCGCCAGCTCTTTCCTCACAGAGAGTTGCTAAGAGCTGCTAGGCGTTGCAAAGGAGCGCCTCGACAAGGGTCCGACTGGTCAGACTGGTGTGATAGAGAAAGGGCCGGGCTGCGATTGAGCGCCGGCTCGGTGGTTTTGCACCTCCTGTGGAGAACTGGGGTTGacgaaaaggggggggcCTAGGCAGGCCAACATGGGGTGAACCGGAAGAATGCCCATGATCCAGGGCTGGAGGATGGCGGACGGATGATGAATGATGGACGATGGGGAGACGGGGGGATGGCGGGATCCAGACTcgtagtactccgtgctaGCACTCCCAGTCAAGTTGACGCGGGAATGGTGACTTGCCTTGCCTATCGTTGCCCTGTCTTGCTTAGCTTTTTTACTTTTGAGATGTCGGGATGTGAGACCCAAGTGTCTCTCGTAGGGCCGTGGAAGATGCAGGGCCTGGTGACATTTGgagagtacggagtaaggaCGGAAGGCGATTTCCGAGCCCCCAATTAATACACGCTGTTTTTAAGCCTCGTTCCTCCCAGTCTTCCCCCTCCCCACAAGCATGGTCCCGTTTCCCAGGCAGTCGAGGAAAGCGCCTGACAGGGACGGGAACAAGAGATGTGGACGCTGACCAATTGAGCCATTGGATGTTCCCATATCCAGCTCATCCACCGCCACCGCGGGCCACTTGAAGCAACTCAAAATCGGTCTCGTGCCTTTTCCCGTCAATTCGAGCCCACTGGGACTTTGCCCTCAACCGGTACTTGATGTATGGATGTATGTACGggtgacatcaattgatctgcTGCCCCCCATCCGCCCGGGATCATGGGTCAATGAGATGGATTTGTCCGGTGGTTTTTTGTTTCTCCTCGCCCgcagtactactagtactacgcGGCTTGCTTGACTGCGGCATAGCGGTGCCGGCGTCATGGCAAAGAAAATCATGCCATGCTCCAGGGGTATTCATTCCCCCCAAGGGTGTTCCTCCGAGGGTATGCATGCATAATTGTACATACGGGGGGAAGAAACGTTGGACGCAAAATTGCAAAGTTGAAAACCAAGCTTTCCTCGCCACAACAGAGAATCTTTTCTTGAATTGGAATCTCGATTTTCCTTGATCTGCCAGAACTGGCGTAGATTAAAGCTTGATGCCACCGCAAGGCAGGCTGGGTTGGGGGACCgccctctcttcttcctcttcccagTTCCGATTTCCGCCCCGCCGGGAAACGGCCATGCTGGATTCCTTTGGATATATGCCAGGCAGTTTGCAGCCACGGGAGAGCGCTGGCGTCGGCCAAGTTGGAGTGCGCCCGAGTGCCGTTGCAGATGGTGGCGGGACTTGGGGGAGCCACCAGCCCCCCGGGTAAAATCATGGGGAAGGCTGTGATTGTGATGGACGGAGCATGCGCGGCATATTAGATGCCTGCcgtttttgttttttttttcttgcgGTTGGTTTTCGCTGGGCTGAGGGTTTGGAGTCGGATGCCGTTGTTGGCGTTGACAGAGAAAATGGATCTGGGGCCTTTGCtccttccttttttttgcAACGGGCCGCTCTCGTCTCCGTCGAAATATATCCGACGGGGATTTACAAAGCTCTCCAAGACGACGCTCTCCTTCCTCGCAAGCAAGGATACTTGCCAAGGATGGTTCACCCAGCCCTATCCCGACgcctctactccgtacgaaaGATACAGCAAGTCTTGCTAGCATTACATgcctaggtatgtatgcatTACTCATTACGCTACATATCGTAGCGGTGCTGACTATTTCCAGTTTCTCCGACTATTGGGTCGCGGAGAAGCACCCTCGTGGAAGCCAACATCCACCCCAAGAATTCGGTCCGTACGTACACTCCGGATATCGAGCACACTACGGTCTATCACTTGAGCTAGCGGGCCGAACTGGTCGACCTAGGTGGCAGCAACGGGTTCAGAGTCAGGACCATGCGTTAGATCCAAGCACCGCAGCGCCATGGCTTGGAGGCGTGCCGAACAGCTTCCACACTAACGAATGCCCTACGGCACCTTACAGTATAGCGCCTGATGCTCAGGCACCTTGTGTCTCATAGAGTCCCGCGTACCTGTGTGTATGTCTACAGGAACATGGAAGGAAATCAGATCAACTTGGCAGATGATGGGATTCTGTTGGGGCAGAGGTCGAGGGGGGTTCCATGGGGCAAGATGAAACAGGCCTTGATCCAAATGCCTAGTCTCGACCAAACAAATTTCCACGATTGCAAAGAAAGGCACGATTTGCCTGACTGGCACCCTGACCCTTGTTTCTTCCACCCCAAGCCCTTCGGCCATCGCCATCCGTCGAGCTGACGAGGGGAAGAGGGCCCCGGATCCCCTCTTCAACGGCCAGTGTCTCCATAGCCCAGCAGTCCATCTAGCCCTCTGGGGACGCTGTCGTCGATGCTTTCATTTTAATTGGGCTTTGGATTTCTGCATTGGGCCCCTGACTAGGCCTAGAGTCAGTGGTTCATCCGCTCTTTTCTGAACGACGCCTCTTGGTCTGGTCAAATCGCCACAgcgagatggagatgcggGACAGGCATAAACGCCACGCTTGACGTGAAAGAGGCTCAAACTAGAGCTGCCGTGTTTGTGGATCGACATCCTGCTGTCATTTACCGAGTGCTTAGAGAGTGGCAGTGGCCgccacttgtgccattgGTCCGGGGGGTATTTGTCTACAGATTGATTGGTCTGGCGGCTTGTCCTCCGCTGACGATATTGGATAATGACAACGGGCTTGCTGGGCTTCTTAGTAGACTATAGGATGTGTCAAGTGTAGTCAAGAGGGTCCGCAAACCGTATTCGTGGTCACAAACCCAATGACCTTTTGGGGGGGGTGTCATGAACAAATTTCCACTTCAGAGTCGCATTCTCCACTGGAAAGACTTTCTCGCAAAGTCGTACTCGAATCTAGGGGTCTGGGGTCCTTCCAACTTGCATCAACAAATGTATTTCGTTTGTTGGCCCAAATGACAAGCCAAAGCACACCATGGTCTCGGTAGCCGTCCAAGTCACATCTACTAGCAGAGGCTTCAACCCGCAATGGTGAGTTCCATATTAATAAGGATCTAAAAAGAGCATCAAATTAATCTATGCCAATCGACCGAGTATTTGGACATGCCTAAATGACAACTAAATAAATGCAGGCGTAGATGAAAGGGCCAAGCGACATTGGGCCGTACAAGTTCTGTCCAGCCTATAACTAAACTACGGTTATAATAATGAGGCACTAAGATAAGAGCGAGAAATATTATTTCAACTCAAATAAGATAGAAATAAATTCTTCTTATACtacaagcaaagcaaaatGAAATAAGTACTCTATGTATACATTGTCAAGGCAAATTCCGGTTCCTATATATGCACAGTTGATGGAGAATTTGTCACAGTCAGTTTGACCGCCTGAGATCTTTCGTTTACTTGACGACGAGCCAATTCCCCAGATCAGGTGGGAATATCATACTAGACATCCTGAGTAAATTTTGTTTCCTTTCTTCATTCGATGCGCATTATTATAAGTGGCAGAATAGTTTCACCGGCCTTGCAGGAGACCTTTCAGGTTCGAGGCGCAGAATGTACGTACACTTTTTCATTGCCTATCTTGAGCAAAGCATTAACTTGACCTAGGAAATCTAAGCCCATTGCGACATTTTGGTATAGCCACAAACATGCCTCCCATCTCTACGACGTAGGAGACTAGTAGACAGACACGAATTCAGCATTCATTATCTTCTTGTACGCGGACACTGCAGCAGAGACAGAGTTGAATCTGTTGGAGTTTTGGGGCTGTCTCTTGTTCCAGATTATCACAATCTTTCCGAGGCTTATAAATACGTGGCAGCATAAGACTCTCGCTTGGGTCGAGGGCTCAATGTCTCCAATGCTCTCTGTTAAGGAGCTCCAGGCTACCTTTCGCTGGAACCCGTGTAAAGATGTGATAGATTTGAGTATTGATGCTCTCACCAGACCCAATGGTGAGTTTTGCTTACTTTGCCAGCCTTTGCCTCCGTCGACAGGCTGCTTGCTCCGCCACCGAGACGGCACGAACACTACATGACGCGATACATCGTCGCTTACAGAGGCGTATTACGCCTGGTAATTATTGGGGACCTAACTATTCAGCTCTTCGAGAAGCTCCTCAGTCCCGATTTAAAGCCGAGAATGCTACGACAAGCGACCCGGCAAATCGGCTTGGTCTCAGGGCGCCTTATAATGATGCAGCGGGCAACTGCGCAGGTGGTATTGCGACTTTCATGTGCATCAACATTCTTGTTGACCAGCTGAATGGTGTATCGAGCGCCTTACCGATGAATATAATGACTTGCAAGATTAGGGAGAAGTAATTCATTACATGAAAGGGGATGCAGTTATAGCTAGAGACTTGATTGCCGTTATCTTCCGGCTATCACATTGCCTAGCTTGTTCTCGTCTGGCCAGAAAGAGGCGAGACAGTTATTCGCCGTGCTTCTTTTATTTTCACCTCGTAGCCAAATAACTTTATCATGGGATTGACTTTCTCTCCTGTATCTTCTAGTGTTGTCTCGGATAGAATCAACGCATCAGTTCCATGCATGATGACACAATGGATACTATAGTAGCTAAGCATGCTGTCTCATAAAACGGCGAAAAAGAGACCGCAATCAAGGGCCGCTCGACGATGGTCTAAACAATAATAAATAGCCAAAGGACAGgagcccaaaaaaaagatggTAAACGACATGGTAAACCTGGCAAAAAATAAATCTCCCCCGGAAAGGCTCGAACTTTCAACCTCCTGATTAACAGTCAGACGCGCTAGCCAATTGCGCCACGGAGGACGACCGATTGTTGTGAAAAGACGTCGCTAATTAATTACATGAGGGTCGTACAGAAACAGCCCCGCTTTTTTACGCCTCTTGATAAAGTCGGTCAGATGCCTTTACAATAAAGTGTGTCCGTCTAAAAATTATATAGGCCCTTTTACAAGCCGTTATAGAAACGACGGAAAGAAGAGTCTAATATACTACGTGTACAAGGTAAGCCTTGAGGGTAGGACAGCGAAGTCGGTCGCTTCGTTTGCATGAATCCCACCAGACGGTGTTACGCAAACCAGTGAATTCCTCCGTTCTTCGTCTAAAATGAAATGCCCCTGTCTTCGACACCATCGTGCTTTATTACGCTCTACGAAGAGACACATAACATGCTTCCAGTACCATAATTCGGCATTTTGGCAGTGTTGCCAAGACAAAGGTTAGTTACCACTGCTGAAAAATACCATCACCGATTAGTGGCCTACCCTGTACCACGTCTATCCTCAAACGCCTGGTGATTGACCAATTGCCAGCTACGGTGCGTCATGTATGCAGCAGGAAGAGTCTGGATCAAAGAGTTTGGCTCGAATAGGTAGAACCCTTTCAAGTTTAGAGTGTGGTGAACCCCATACAATTTCGCGGAAAAAATGATGCGAATTTTGTCATTGCCAATATCCATATACGGTACGTCTACAACCTGGCTGCAGATTGAATCACAACAAGGGGGAGTGAAGTTATTCGCAAAATTTCTCAGACATGTAATAGCTTTGCACAGTAAACTTTGCCGCGCCATGCGGTCACTTATCTCCTTCCACTACGTTGGCCATTGGTCATGACAGTGACTTCTTTCCAGCTAATTGACTAGAGTCAATAAGCTGCCTGCTTACTAACAATTCCTCCGTGGCGCAATTGGCTAGCGCGTCTGACTGTTAATCAGGAGGTTGAAAGTTCAAGCCTTTCCGGGGGAGAaatttttttgctttttgtgGCTATATATCTCAGCCGCGCTCTTAAATTACGATAAGATTCCGGGGCCGCCAACCTTTCCTCCGTGGCGCAATTGGCTAGCGCGTCTGACTGTTAATCAGGAGGTGAGTTAGAGAACCGATAACTTGTGATATGTGGAAATATTTGCTAATAGATTATAAAAGGTTGAAAGTTCGAGCCTTTCCGGGGGagattcttttttttttggccgtAACTAAATCGCAGTCGCGGTCTTAGGGTACGATAAGAGTCCGGTTGGCAACAGCTCCTCCGTGGCGCAATTGGCTAGCGCGTCTGACTGTTAATCAGGAGGTTGAAAGTTCGAGCCTTTCCGGGGGAGACGAGCTGATCTTTTTGCTCCTTAGTGCAAGACCTTTCTTGCGTACTTGGAGCttgacattttttttttctagTTTATCGTTTTATTGCTTATCAACCGCAAGTTcactctttttttgttccagGGCCGTACTCTGGTCGTCTCTCGACGAGTTGCAGTTGAGAGCGAACAGTGAATTACTATGCTCAGAAGACCGACATCAGAGAAGATCAGGCTAAACGTGACAGCCCTGGTCATTGATTTGAAAATACTCCTGCCTGGTACAAGATCGTGGCCCTGTATGCGTGGGTAGCCTTCAAACTACAGCATGCTACTTACTACCCGCTATTTGTCATTACACGTCACCATCTCAGCTAACGAAACGGTTGTCCCATGATTTTATTAATTTCCAAGAAACGTGTGTGCTTTCTGAAACGTGTTCAATGCTTTCCGATGTTTCTTACAGTCACTTCATGACTTTCGTGGACTCGTGACTCACGACATGCCCGGTTACGTAAACTCTAATCGCCACGCCGCATGGCAATTTATGATGGTGGCACTTGATCCTGGGAGCAAGTGTCTAAAGAGAGAGAAGCGTGGCCATGATTGAACTTCGGTCGGCCATCTCATAGCCTTGGATCAGCGCCATCGAATGACATACTTGGGCTGCCACCACCCTGCCACCACATACGCCTATGGTGGGCGAAAGCAAACATCTTATAATTTAGCCTCTGCCCAGCAGACCTCTCCCATTCACCATAGACAGGCCGATCTGATGAGTTGTCTGTAATGCCACCTCAAGGTCTGGATTCTAGCCCAGATATGGACTGCTTAGTCTACGTGGAAGCTCTGCTGTAGGCGAGTGACAGGTCGAAAAACTGCCTGTTATGGACTGAGACCATCGAAATTACCAAACCACAGACATCATTTACATGACCGTACGTAAAAGGCTGTTGGGTATGACTGTCCGGCTTAGGTCCATCTACAAAGCATATCTTCGGATTCGAGGTTTCTCACTCGATAGTCGTAGTTGACACGCCTGATTAGTGTTTCAACGAAGACTCACCAAATCTACTCCCACGTAGCCAGGTGCTGCTCGACCGTAGTCCACGCCGACAACAACGCCGGACGCAGCATCGCAAAGGCCCTTGGCTACTCCGGGGATGAACTTGCCTCCGTCCCGGACGGAGCTAACCTGGGCCGGAGTTGCGACAACCCTCATCGCCACAGCTAGCCTACGTCGCATACATGATCAGTCCCAGGCCAAAACCTGACTTGGTGACGTGTTGATATTCGTCCGGGGCGGAAACAGTTATTGGTCTCGGTTGCTAAGCCGGGCTGGACTGCTGCCAGGGAAAGTCGGTCCTTTCGGGGAAGCCACCGGCGCGGGTATGAACAAGGTTGAATGCTTGCTTCTTGCATACGTGGCTGAAATTATGCGGTCAGTCTAGATGCAGCCGCTCCCCGGCATCTAGCAGCTCTAGGGAGACAAGGCGGCAGGCTCTAGTTCTTTCTCGTCATGTTGATTGCTCGTCATGTACGGACAAGGGGCGAGGGCATCCGACTCGGCGCTGTGGCTAAACAAAGGCGGGCGTCGCACAGATTTCGCGAATTCAGGGCTGTGCAGTATCCAACACGGGCACGCTGCCAGGCAGCCGGGACGGAGTGCATGAGATGCGTGCGACGTCCCCGTGCATGCATGTATATATTCTGGATGTCCTGGAATaacacggagtacggagtccGTGTGCTGGCAGTCCGCACTGGGTTCACATGGGCACACGTAAGGACCTTCCCCGCTGGCCAATCCTTGCGCACTGTGCAGCACCAAGCGCTCCTGGGCACACCCCGACACCCGCAGGGCCGCACACACCCACAGAGGCGGAAGGCGCAGAGACACGCAAGACAACTGGCTGTCTGACGCCGACGCCtcttttcttcgtcgtcgcACCTCAACCCTGATTCTTGACACAACTGCGCATTTTCTTTTGCATAGCAGCCCAGACGTAGTATTGTCTTTGTTTCTATTATTTTGTGTTCCCCTCGTCTATTTCTCTCCTGTATTTTTCTTCTGTACACTTCTTGACCCTTCTAACCACCCCcacgccgcc harbors:
- the ria1 gene encoding Ribosome assembly protein 1, with product MPVVTPEKLASLQRQSRDIRNICILAHVDHGKTSLTDALLATNGIISPKLAGKIRYLDSRPDEQLRGITMESSAISLYFSMLRRAAPEAAPEAKEYLINLIDSPGHIDFSSEVSTASRLCDGAVVLVDAVEGVCSQTVTVLRQTWTEKLKPLLVINKMDRLVTELKMTPAEAYVHISKLLEQVNAVLGSFFQGERMEEDLNWRERMEERVNAAVAAKASADEDFSSDAGELQFEERDDEDIYFAPEKNNVIFSSATDGWAFTCRQFASLYEKKLGIKRGLMEKVLWGNFYLDPKTKKILGQKHLKGRNLKPMFVQLVLEPVWTVYQATCGGDNGKVDPSLLEKVTKSLSLTISPHVIRARDPRLLLTTVFASWLPLSTALLVSVVESLPSPPAAQAERVPDLIEQSPGSGAVDRSIKEAMVSFKREKSDPVVAYVSKMVSVPESELPENKRKPGQMSGEEARDMARKKRAEAARAAQEANGDALDGLTQALDGAHINDDEPGEHRADPEHLIGFARIYSGTLSVGDKLYVIPPKWSPAEPKAEPQPQEITVTALYMLMGRNLEALESVPAGVVFGIGGLEGKILKSGTLCSKLEGAVNLAGVSMAGKPIVRVALEPVNPADLDKMIHGLGLLVQSDPCAEYEQFGSGEHVLLTAGELHLERCLTDLKERFARCDIQAGEPIVPYRETIVRVDEMRPPVNKDLGRGAVVGTTTSKQVTISLRVRPLPPDVTDFLLKNADAIKRLYTETKPGESGEEQEQEQPDGQEDKIVADTAVTAVDSLSIDELRKQLQKQLETGKGRDVWKNRVDSIAAFGPRRTGPNLLIDATKNSILPKAFGTEARETTRAPRAGEALDPSHLSDKITYAFQLATAHGPLCNEPMQGVAVFIEDVSLDGGGGEDDGSARDKLSRLTSEVIKTFQASLRAGFLDWSPRLMLAMYSVEIQASTEVLGRVYDVLTRRRGRVVAETMKEGTPFFTVRAVLPVAESFGFADEMRKRTSGAAQPQLVFTGFEVLDQDPFWVPFTEDDLEDLGELADRENVAKRYMDRVRRKKGLLVEGRNVATDAEKQRTMKR